Proteins from a genomic interval of Thamnophis elegans isolate rThaEle1 chromosome 2, rThaEle1.pri, whole genome shotgun sequence:
- the LOC116502906 gene encoding protein ANTAGONIST OF LIKE HETEROCHROMATIN PROTEIN 1-like has translation MEKEEEIQNPDSQSTGEGTVRNETNSEVTVAGDKVASVAVTVATAAVAAVKTVVGIQSQLFSRLATRRTFLPRHRRDLLELEQMVENAAAVRLRAVVETSIDSLRAMMCSCLFQSPAVLAGLIDELYIMERAFWVQPGRSEWWEKVVLPHWDDHLWQENFRMSRQTFMELCDRLRPVLERQTTNMRAPITVEKQLAIAIWKLATPDSYRSVAECFGVGRSTVSRIVMEVCQALYDVYHHVVLLTRPREVIKGFSAKGFPHCIGAIDATHIPIIAPAHRAMEYINSRGYYSMVLQALVDHEGKFIDVYAGRSGKVHDARIFRSSPIFRAMNQGTFGPSTTMDIEGEQVKPVILGDLAYPLLPWLMTPYSGQLDSRKQLFNNRLGHCRTVVGQAFERLRGRWRCLLSRLDVRERYAPRVIVACCILHNICESKGEPLQEGWEEVVRSVSRSYQQPERQLMYMSNPQAREIRDLFSTHLERREQEK, from the exons atggagaaggaggaagaaatacAAAATCCAGATTCCCAAAGCACTGGAGAAGGGACAGTGAGAAATGAGACCAACTCAG AAGTGACTGTTGCCGGTGACAAAGTGGCCTCTGTGGCCGTCACGGTGGCCACAGCTGCTGTAGCTGCTGTCAAGACCGTTGTCGGGATCCAGTCACAGCTTTTCAGCCGTTTGGCCACCCGCCGGACGTTTCTGCCCCGCCATCGTCGTGACCTCCTGGAGCTTGAGCAGATGGTGGAGAATGCGGCTGCCGTGCGCCTCCGAGCGGTGGTGGAAACCAGCATTGACTCTTTGCGCGCCATGATGTGTTCGTGCCTCTTCCAGTCCCCGGCGGTCCTTGCTGGGCTGATAGACGAACTCTACATCATGGAGAGGGCTTTCTGGGTGCAGCCGGGCCGCTCCGAGTGGTGGGAAAAGGTGGTGCTGCCCCACTGGGATGACCACCTTTGGCAGGAGAACTTCCGGATGAGTCGGCAGACTTTCATGGAGTTGTGTGACCGATTGAGGCCGGTTCTTGAGCGTCAGACAACCAACATGCGGGCTCCCATTACTGTTGAGAAACAGCTGGCCATAGCCATATGGAAGCTGGCCACCCCAGACAGCTACCGCTCGGTAGCAGAGTGTTTTGGCGTTGGGCGCTCCACTGTCTCCAGGATAGTCATGGAAGTTTGCCAAGCTCTTTATGATGTCTATCACCATGTGGTCCTTCTGACCAGGCCCCGCGAGGTGATCAAAGGCTTTTCGGCCAAAGGTTTCCCTCATTGCATTGGGGCGATTGATGCAACTCACATCCCTATCATCGCTCCTGCCCACCGAGCCATGGAATACATCAACAGCCGAGGGTATTACTCAATGGTTCTGCAGGCCCTGGTGGACCATGAAGGCAAATTCATCGATGTATATGCTGGCCGATCCGGGAAAGTTCACGATGCCCGGATCTTCCGCAGCTCCCCCATCTTCCGGGCCATGAATCAAGGCACTTTCGGTCCTAGCACTACGATGGACATAGAGGGAGAGCAAGTAAAGCCGGTCATCTTAGGAGACCTCGCTTACCCTCTTCTGCCGTGGCTAATGACTCCTTACAGTGGCCAGTTGGACTCCCGAAAACAGCTCTTCAACAACCGACTTGGGCACTGCCGGACAGTGGTGGGCCAGGCCTTTGAGCGGCTCAGGGGCCGCTGGCGCTGTCTCCTCTCTCGCCTCGATGTGCGAGAACGCTACGCCCCGAGGGTCATTGTAGCCTGCTGCATTTTGCACAACATCTGTGAGAGCAAAGGGGAACCTCTTCAGGAAGGGTGGGAAGAGGTGGTGAGGTCTGTGTCAAGATCTTACCAGCAGCCAGAACGACAGCTGATGTACATGTCCAATCCACAGGCCCGGGAGATCAGGGATCTTTTTAGCACACACTTGGAAAGGAGAGAACAGGAAAAGTAG